In a genomic window of Methanogenium sp. S4BF:
- a CDS encoding PEGA domain-containing protein, with product MSRICRFGLLFVLLPGLFILPVMATDMVTVARYASGESVPEFEESYTIADMETKFPIMGDGGIHYYLQGPVFDESVDPWNPDEDINCYPNKDMGAVRGTDVMALCESIGGAHSGDVILIRAEDGFRKAFAYENVYTPPSCQGRMVLAWEKDGQKAGAGYYDGMRLQFFADTSVNPWGEHIFGNSDMRSALPEEYWHFFQPDLPSSTGLSVQSVSRIEIYTSAGGQPPVVPAGGSEGDANVWTPATGTLTVLSAPADAAVVIDGAVSEFVTNVSIPDMPEGYYGVTVQREGYETPGEEWVWVADGSNVTASFSLTGITSPCTVVSHPSGATIAVDGVDTATTADGEPLTLITGNHTLTLTMDGYVPLEIPVRIIRDGENRVEGVLVPLCRDSEQSSLSAGPRGICSGSLSVEAAPGYPGFIAGGESVPVSLPGRDKEEITSYLLFSHGFDTASGLPAEPQTTLSSDGVLLIPRRLANARTSAGTVDQTCALFPSVSPGITLTGAGGTEDVFSLCAVVSLCERPGADRFSYAVYEGCVPADGEICRIPADTLPENGTNSLILICSSAGTDAPSIAVNGMQLKTKTSVLVPGLMQVMVVLPPGTGEYMVTAADASPGCMVRVAVATAEGLSPVSDAAETPGTADVFADSDSGIIEGIFRFFLSFFPSRGPEFTPPGGSASVPAAGSLPADAAPADDTPSPEMMSAPPTPILPAGESSPSALTGGIFVESVPSGAWISLDGKLTGKKTPSLFGGLKEGTHRIGVSSTLTGDSQSDTAWVYPGALVSVFFDFSGTLPEASVQVESGTDDPVVFMVNGKLPEQTTPAQVTITDTDSFVAVTSGGGYQSYPLTYQRGDGTLTLVPSSCGTCVVAVTSDPSGAEVFIDGVRTGKTTPSEISCLSTGFHRIACSLPGYQPDARIIAVTDISGKPDAKVVFSLTPYSNGALCVTSVPAGAKIYLHDRYTGLVTPATISGLPIGTYEIGLSSDDETIVREATVLPETVVTYEFRFKEE from the coding sequence GTGTCACGAATATGTCGTTTCGGCCTTCTGTTTGTGCTGCTCCCTGGGCTGTTCATACTTCCCGTCATGGCCACTGATATGGTTACGGTGGCACGATACGCGTCCGGGGAGAGCGTGCCGGAATTTGAAGAATCATACACCATTGCAGATATGGAGACAAAATTCCCCATAATGGGAGATGGTGGTATCCATTATTATCTCCAGGGCCCGGTCTTTGATGAATCTGTGGACCCGTGGAATCCTGATGAGGACATCAACTGTTATCCGAATAAGGACATGGGTGCTGTTCGGGGAACGGACGTGATGGCCCTTTGCGAAAGCATAGGTGGTGCACACAGCGGCGATGTGATTCTCATCCGTGCTGAAGACGGATTCCGAAAGGCATTCGCGTATGAAAATGTCTACACTCCTCCCTCCTGCCAGGGCAGAATGGTGCTTGCCTGGGAGAAGGACGGGCAGAAAGCGGGTGCCGGATACTATGACGGGATGCGGCTCCAGTTTTTTGCCGATACATCGGTGAATCCCTGGGGCGAGCACATCTTCGGCAACAGTGATATGCGTTCTGCTCTCCCGGAGGAATACTGGCACTTCTTCCAGCCGGATTTGCCTTCAAGCACCGGACTTTCCGTGCAGTCTGTTTCACGCATCGAAATTTATACATCAGCCGGCGGACAGCCACCGGTGGTCCCGGCCGGCGGGAGTGAGGGGGACGCAAATGTCTGGACGCCCGCAACCGGCACGCTGACGGTGCTCTCTGCCCCGGCAGATGCAGCAGTGGTCATCGACGGTGCGGTGAGTGAATTCGTGACCAATGTCTCCATCCCGGATATGCCGGAGGGATATTACGGCGTCACCGTACAGCGGGAGGGATACGAAACCCCGGGAGAGGAATGGGTCTGGGTGGCGGATGGCTCCAATGTCACGGCCTCCTTTTCCCTGACGGGCATCACCTCCCCCTGCACCGTGGTTTCTCACCCGTCTGGTGCCACAATTGCGGTGGACGGTGTGGATACCGCAACCACAGCGGATGGTGAACCCCTGACACTCATCACGGGGAATCATACACTGACCCTCACGATGGATGGATATGTACCACTTGAAATACCGGTCCGTATTATACGGGATGGTGAAAATCGTGTGGAAGGTGTGCTCGTTCCTCTCTGCAGGGACAGTGAGCAATCGTCTCTTTCTGCAGGGCCACGGGGTATTTGTTCCGGTTCTCTGTCGGTGGAAGCGGCACCGGGATATCCCGGTTTTATTGCCGGAGGGGAGTCTGTTCCGGTGAGCCTGCCTGGCCGGGACAAAGAGGAGATCACGTCATACCTGCTCTTTTCCCACGGATTTGACACAGCATCCGGCCTTCCGGCAGAGCCGCAAACCACGCTATCGTCCGATGGCGTACTCCTGATTCCCCGGCGCCTTGCAAATGCGCGCACCTCTGCAGGCACTGTCGATCAGACCTGCGCTCTCTTCCCATCCGTATCTCCGGGCATCACACTTACCGGTGCCGGAGGGACGGAGGATGTCTTCTCCCTCTGTGCCGTCGTATCCCTGTGCGAAAGACCCGGTGCGGACCGTTTTTCCTATGCGGTGTATGAAGGGTGTGTCCCGGCAGACGGAGAAATCTGCAGGATTCCCGCAGATACCCTGCCGGAAAACGGGACTAATTCCCTGATACTGATCTGCAGCAGCGCGGGGACGGATGCTCCGTCAATTGCTGTGAACGGGATGCAGCTGAAGACAAAAACGTCTGTTTTGGTACCCGGTCTGATGCAGGTTATGGTAGTCCTGCCTCCCGGTACCGGTGAATATATGGTCACGGCAGCGGATGCCTCCCCCGGATGCATGGTCAGGGTTGCAGTGGCAACTGCGGAGGGTCTCTCGCCCGTTTCGGATGCGGCAGAAACACCGGGTACAGCAGATGTTTTTGCTGATAGCGATAGCGGCATTATTGAGGGAATATTCCGGTTCTTTTTGTCCTTCTTCCCTTCCCGTGGCCCGGAATTCACCCCCCCGGGTGGCAGCGCTTCGGTCCCCGCGGCGGGCAGTTTGCCTGCTGATGCCGCTCCGGCAGACGACACTCCGTCACCGGAGATGATGTCAGCACCTCCAACACCAATACTGCCCGCAGGAGAGAGCAGTCCGTCTGCACTCACCGGCGGAATCTTTGTGGAGTCTGTGCCGTCGGGGGCATGGATCAGTCTGGACGGAAAATTGACGGGGAAAAAAACCCCCTCCCTCTTTGGCGGCCTTAAGGAGGGTACTCACCGGATCGGCGTCTCATCCACTCTCACCGGGGACTCACAGTCTGACACCGCCTGGGTCTATCCGGGAGCCCTTGTTTCGGTCTTCTTTGACTTCTCCGGCACCCTGCCGGAGGCGTCTGTACAGGTGGAAAGCGGAACGGATGACCCGGTGGTCTTTATGGTGAACGGAAAGCTGCCGGAGCAGACGACGCCTGCACAGGTGACTATCACGGACACCGACTCATTCGTTGCCGTCACGTCAGGCGGGGGATATCAGAGCTATCCCCTCACTTACCAGCGGGGTGACGGGACGCTCACGCTGGTTCCCTCATCGTGCGGAACCTGTGTGGTTGCTGTCACATCCGACCCGTCCGGCGCTGAAGTCTTTATCGATGGCGTACGAACCGGAAAGACAACTCCTTCTGAGATCTCCTGCCTCTCCACCGGGTTCCACCGGATTGCCTGTTCCCTGCCGGGATATCAACCGGATGCCCGGATAATTGCGGTGACTGACATATCCGGAAAACCGGATGCAAAGGTGGTCTTTTCCCTTACGCCTTACTCCAATGGCGCCCTGTGTGTGACCTCGGTCCCTGCGGGTGCAAAAATATACCTCCATGACCGTTACACCGGCCTTGTCACGCCGGCAACGATTTCAGGTCTTCCTATCGGTACGTATGAAATAGGGCTCTCCTCAGACGATGAGACCATTGTGCGGGAGGCAACCGTCCTGCCCGAAACCGTTGTGACCTACGAATTCCGGTTCAAAGAGGAATGA
- a CDS encoding argininosuccinate synthase: MNSAYVRPSGRMFLCRIAVAVLVAALLLCAGAAAGPTTNLTVTKISATGDVISENTVDYLWMQANLPVQGDGVTHYYHQGPVFSDDKEVAWDRNETKNFKDHGAVMGTDIADLCSLVGGAAPGDEIMVRASDGYHVEFPYENVFTPDPRQGPMVVCWYNGEEAETGVRAGVGYPPEDYYSGMRLVFFADASTNAEGKHVYGNWDMHETMPGSAQHFFDLMPSTNGFTAKWVDEVRIYEGGFTGDTSAPVKSLQSEAAETGGAGVPDATPTPAPLVLIAAGLALALVPFGRRR; the protein is encoded by the coding sequence ATGAATTCAGCATATGTCCGCCCCTCCGGGCGCATGTTTCTCTGCCGCATTGCTGTGGCAGTACTGGTGGCAGCACTCCTTCTCTGTGCAGGAGCTGCCGCAGGACCGACGACGAACCTCACGGTGACCAAAATATCCGCCACCGGAGATGTCATTTCTGAGAATACCGTGGATTATCTCTGGATGCAGGCGAACCTGCCGGTGCAGGGTGACGGGGTTACCCATTACTACCATCAGGGGCCGGTATTCTCTGATGATAAAGAGGTGGCCTGGGACCGCAATGAGACGAAGAACTTTAAGGATCATGGTGCGGTGATGGGGACCGATATTGCAGATCTCTGCAGCCTTGTTGGCGGTGCCGCTCCGGGGGACGAGATCATGGTGAGGGCCTCAGACGGATACCACGTGGAGTTCCCGTATGAAAACGTCTTTACGCCGGACCCCCGCCAGGGTCCGATGGTGGTCTGCTGGTACAATGGTGAAGAGGCAGAGACCGGCGTCCGCGCCGGGGTCGGATACCCGCCGGAGGATTACTACAGCGGGATGCGCCTCGTCTTCTTTGCAGACGCCTCCACCAATGCGGAGGGAAAACATGTCTATGGAAACTGGGATATGCATGAGACGATGCCCGGGTCTGCGCAGCACTTCTTTGATCTGATGCCGTCGACCAACGGGTTCACCGCAAAGTGGGTGGATGAAGTCCGTATCTATGAAGGCGGGTTTACCGGTGACACATCTGCACCGGTCAAATCCCTGCAGTCTGAAGCCGCAGAAACCGGGGGCGCCGGAGTGCCGGACGCCACTCCGACCCCTGCTCCGCTGGTGCTGATTGCCGCGGGACTCGCCCTTGCCCTTGTGCCGTTTGGCAGGAGGCGCTGA
- a CDS encoding molybdopterin-dependent oxidoreductase: MKRLMPALCICLLAVACICGCTGAGETAVAAPEPLPGNLTILHGGTEVVLDWDDITAMPAFEGYGYSVSTVGIKSGPFAVKGVPLTDLIALAGDFGPENRVWVSATDGYLWVFDADQVDGEGFITFDDNLKEVPAPPLTIIIMYEQDGLPVTYEYGGPFRMVVATATPDIITEGSSWVKWVDTIEVR; this comes from the coding sequence ATGAAACGGCTGATGCCGGCTCTTTGCATCTGCCTCCTGGCAGTCGCGTGCATCTGCGGATGCACCGGGGCCGGTGAGACGGCTGTGGCTGCTCCTGAACCACTGCCGGGGAATCTCACAATCCTACATGGCGGAACTGAGGTCGTTTTGGACTGGGATGACATCACGGCGATGCCTGCATTTGAAGGGTATGGGTACTCTGTCTCCACCGTGGGCATCAAATCGGGCCCCTTCGCCGTAAAGGGTGTGCCTCTCACCGATCTCATTGCACTTGCCGGAGATTTTGGCCCGGAGAACCGGGTCTGGGTCTCGGCAACAGACGGATATCTCTGGGTCTTTGATGCTGATCAGGTTGATGGGGAGGGCTTCATTACCTTTGATGACAACCTGAAAGAAGTGCCGGCGCCTCCCCTGACGATCATCATCATGTACGAACAGGACGGCCTGCCTGTTACCTATGAGTATGGGGGTCCCTTCCGGATGGTGGTGGCAACTGCCACTCCTGATATTATTACGGAAGGCAGCTCCTGGGTGAAATGGGTTGATACCATTGAAGTCAGGTAA
- the wtpA gene encoding tungstate ABC transporter substrate-binding protein WtpA yields MKSGNSGPSPFLSLLLCIGVAALILAAGCSDAPEKTIVNVVPAGSLLGPMETMEAEYEALHPEIDIRSEGHGSIQCIRQVTDLHRDFDVVIVADESLIPDMMYIPRADGNGAYATTYTPLARNEMVIAYTNLSRYADEFSADNWIEILCRPDVRTGLSNPMLDAAGYRGLMVLLLAENYYGTDDLFDTLISQNLAQQPVVMRNGTAAEVILPETMKTSGPGLVIRDGSVYLLSLLEAGGIDYAFEYRSVAEEHGLRYLPLPAEIDLSSPTYADRYDDVSVTLGYQRFSSIGSERTGRPIVYGITVPTTATHPEEGEQFALFVIASMDTGYDEWPRPYYETNLIS; encoded by the coding sequence TTGAAGTCAGGTAACTCCGGCCCCTCTCCATTTTTGTCTCTGCTGCTCTGCATCGGAGTGGCAGCCCTCATCCTCGCTGCAGGGTGCAGTGACGCCCCGGAGAAGACGATCGTCAATGTGGTCCCCGCAGGCAGTCTCCTGGGTCCGATGGAGACGATGGAGGCAGAGTACGAAGCCCTGCACCCGGAGATTGACATCCGGAGTGAGGGGCACGGCAGTATCCAGTGCATCCGGCAGGTGACCGACCTCCATCGTGACTTTGATGTGGTCATTGTCGCAGACGAGTCTCTCATCCCGGATATGATGTATATTCCCCGTGCGGACGGAAATGGCGCCTATGCCACGACATACACGCCTCTGGCCCGCAACGAGATGGTCATTGCCTATACGAATCTGAGCCGGTACGCAGACGAATTTTCCGCAGATAACTGGATCGAGATTCTTTGCCGTCCGGATGTGCGGACCGGCCTATCCAATCCGATGCTGGACGCAGCCGGCTACCGCGGCCTGATGGTGCTCCTTTTAGCAGAGAACTACTATGGAACCGATGATCTTTTTGACACGCTCATCTCCCAAAATCTTGCACAGCAGCCGGTGGTGATGCGCAATGGCACAGCAGCAGAGGTAATACTCCCGGAGACGATGAAGACATCAGGGCCCGGTCTTGTGATCCGGGACGGGAGTGTGTATCTGCTCTCCCTTTTGGAGGCGGGCGGTATCGATTACGCCTTTGAGTACCGGAGTGTGGCAGAGGAGCACGGGCTGCGATATCTCCCTCTCCCGGCAGAGATTGACCTCAGTTCACCAACATATGCCGACCGGTACGATGATGTCAGCGTAACCCTCGGCTACCAGCGTTTCAGTTCAATCGGGAGTGAGCGGACCGGGCGGCCGATAGTATACGGCATTACGGTGCCGACGACTGCCACCCATCCGGAAGAGGGCGAGCAGTTCGCGCTGTTTGTGATTGCTTCAATGGATACAGGATATGACGAATGGCCGCGGCCATATTATGAGACAAACCTCATATCCTGA
- a CDS encoding phospholipase D-like domain-containing protein: MRILPLFLALGLLCCGAVTAAFTITEVCPDTWFKGEADEYIVITGSGSLTGVSVSDGEGSARFPDGDRASGDVILAQQAEAYRMVHGAYPDYEWYDSAPGVPDLIRTGTLKLGNGGDEVILRENGRETCRVTWPGDVVCREGQVHFLEDGVWDPRPLMIGQSRFVPVSFTGVSGTVFASPDTSREILDSAIALAETELLINVYEFTSPGIAADVAAALNDGASVTILLEGGPVGGISAEEKGVAGYLRDRGAAVYTMETTDTAHARYRYNHAKYLIADRKTVLVTSENFGETGFPERGTTGNRGWGILITDPRVAGYFADIFTADTAGSDIAAYTSTGTLPDDEGGEGYKAVFGTQSFDGATVTPVLAPDTAYLIPALIEGAKKSVDIQQAYISNWTGGAPNPYLEAAVEGARRGVHVRIILDSYWFNTEGENDNDEMAARINAAAAAEGLPMEARLARLGPGYPEKVHNKGVIVDGNAVLISSVNWNENSPSFNREAGIIIENPDAGAYFSAVFNADWEDAGPLQDNLSAPTDDTFLRQEIAAGVVMLLFIGYFIRRRRW, encoded by the coding sequence ATGCGCATCCTCCCCCTCTTTCTGGCGCTCGGCCTCCTCTGCTGCGGCGCCGTGACCGCCGCATTCACGATAACGGAGGTCTGCCCGGACACCTGGTTCAAAGGAGAGGCCGATGAATACATCGTCATCACAGGGAGCGGCAGTCTTACCGGCGTCTCGGTCTCAGACGGGGAGGGGAGCGCCCGGTTTCCGGACGGGGACCGGGCATCAGGCGATGTGATCCTGGCACAGCAGGCAGAAGCCTACCGCATGGTGCACGGGGCATACCCGGATTATGAATGGTATGACTCCGCACCCGGCGTGCCGGACCTGATCCGCACCGGTACCCTGAAACTGGGGAATGGGGGTGATGAGGTCATCCTCCGGGAGAACGGGCGGGAGACCTGCCGGGTCACCTGGCCGGGAGATGTCGTCTGCCGGGAGGGGCAGGTGCACTTCCTTGAAGACGGCGTCTGGGACCCCCGCCCGCTGATGATCGGGCAGTCCCGGTTTGTCCCGGTCTCTTTTACCGGCGTTTCCGGGACGGTGTTTGCATCACCGGACACATCGCGGGAGATACTCGATAGCGCCATAGCCCTCGCCGAGACCGAACTGCTCATCAATGTCTATGAATTCACATCACCAGGCATCGCCGCTGACGTTGCCGCCGCACTGAATGACGGCGCCAGTGTCACCATCCTTTTGGAGGGCGGGCCGGTCGGAGGCATCAGCGCTGAAGAGAAAGGAGTAGCCGGATACCTCCGTGACAGAGGTGCCGCAGTATACACGATGGAGACGACAGATACCGCCCACGCCCGCTACCGCTACAACCACGCCAAGTATCTCATCGCCGACCGAAAAACAGTCCTCGTGACATCAGAGAACTTCGGGGAGACCGGATTTCCGGAGAGAGGCACAACAGGCAACCGTGGATGGGGGATCCTGATTACCGACCCGCGGGTGGCAGGCTACTTCGCAGATATCTTCACAGCTGACACGGCGGGAAGTGACATTGCAGCATATACCAGCACCGGCACCCTTCCGGATGATGAGGGAGGAGAGGGATACAAGGCCGTATTCGGCACACAGTCATTCGACGGCGCCACGGTGACGCCTGTCCTCGCCCCGGATACCGCTTATCTCATCCCGGCACTCATCGAAGGGGCAAAAAAGAGTGTTGACATCCAGCAGGCATACATCAGCAACTGGACAGGCGGGGCCCCCAACCCGTATCTCGAAGCGGCGGTAGAGGGCGCCCGAAGGGGGGTGCATGTACGTATCATTCTCGACAGCTACTGGTTCAACACCGAAGGGGAGAACGACAATGACGAGATGGCCGCACGCATCAATGCCGCTGCTGCAGCAGAGGGGCTGCCGATGGAGGCACGCCTCGCCCGCCTCGGCCCCGGATACCCGGAGAAGGTGCACAACAAGGGGGTCATCGTGGACGGCAATGCAGTGCTCATCTCATCGGTCAACTGGAACGAAAACTCCCCCTCATTCAACCGGGAGGCAGGGATCATCATTGAAAACCCGGACGCAGGAGCCTATTTCAGCGCAGTATTCAATGCAGACTGGGAGGATGCTGGGCCACTGCAGGACAATCTGTCAGCGCCGACCGATGATACATTCCTCAGGCAGGAGATTGCCGCAGGCGTGGTCATGCTGCTCTTTATCGGCTACTTTATCCGGCGCCGGCGATGGTAA
- a CDS encoding uridylate kinase, whose protein sequence is MEPAADKRPDCLVVKAGGSLTGEIPALYALLASSGRDILIVPGGGLFADTVRQSGAEGTPAHWMAVCAMEQTAWLWVAAGACPVDGVQDPVQGVAVLLPYRVMREADPLPHSWDVTSDSIAAWVASKRDAPLLLLKSVDGIFSAGVLCETVPEGVEAGITPTDVVDPAFFSVARGSGIRWGIVNGRRPDRIRSFLGGGRPSGTYSNPHL, encoded by the coding sequence ATGGAACCGGCAGCAGATAAGAGGCCAGATTGTCTGGTCGTCAAGGCAGGCGGCAGCCTGACAGGAGAGATTCCGGCATTGTATGCGCTTCTTGCATCATCCGGCCGTGACATCCTGATCGTTCCGGGGGGTGGGCTCTTCGCCGATACCGTCCGGCAGAGCGGTGCTGAAGGGACGCCGGCGCACTGGATGGCGGTCTGTGCCATGGAACAGACCGCATGGCTGTGGGTGGCTGCAGGCGCCTGCCCGGTGGACGGGGTGCAGGACCCGGTGCAGGGTGTGGCAGTGCTGCTGCCGTACCGTGTGATGCGGGAGGCCGATCCCCTGCCCCATTCATGGGACGTGACGTCTGATTCCATCGCTGCGTGGGTGGCGTCGAAACGGGATGCGCCACTGCTGCTCCTGAAATCAGTGGACGGCATCTTTTCTGCAGGTGTGCTCTGTGAAACGGTTCCGGAGGGCGTGGAGGCAGGCATCACACCGACAGATGTGGTGGACCCGGCATTTTTCTCCGTTGCCCGTGGATCCGGCATCAGATGGGGCATCGTCAACGGACGCAGGCCGGATCGTATCCGTTCGTTCCTCGGGGGCGGCAGGCCCTCCGGCACCTATTCCAATCCACATCTTTAA
- a CDS encoding zinc finger domain-containing protein encodes MATEKCTSCNVPLASEGWTKFSCPKCGQIIYRCHDCRHQSIPYECKKCGFMGP; translated from the coding sequence ATGGCAACAGAGAAGTGTACCTCCTGTAATGTCCCGCTCGCATCTGAGGGCTGGACAAAGTTCTCCTGCCCCAAATGCGGGCAGATCATATACCGGTGTCATGACTGCCGGCACCAGAGTATTCCATACGAATGCAAGAAATGCGGATTTATGGGGCCCTGA
- a CDS encoding elongation factor 1-beta: MGDVAVIIKIMPESPEVDLVALQALIKEKLPGTQDMVVEPIGFGLSSLKVAIVVPDGEGTTEEAEQTLRGLEGVESAEIVSVTLT; the protein is encoded by the coding sequence ATGGGAGACGTAGCAGTAATCATTAAGATTATGCCCGAGTCACCTGAAGTCGACCTCGTTGCACTGCAGGCATTAATCAAAGAAAAGCTTCCCGGAACACAGGACATGGTTGTCGAGCCTATCGGCTTTGGCCTCTCCAGCCTGAAAGTTGCCATCGTCGTCCCGGACGGCGAAGGGACCACCGAAGAGGCTGAGCAGACACTCCGCGGCCTTGAGGGTGTTGAGTCTGCAGAGATTGTCTCTGTTACCCTGACCTGA